The genomic segment TCTTCATGATTGATCTAACAGTTGTAACATCTTCCCATCTACCAGCCTTCGCATATATGTTCGATAACAAGACATAATAACCAGATGGCTCGGGTGCCAATCGAAAAAGATGATCAGCAGCGAGGAGTCCAATATTCATGTTAGAGTGCATCCAACAGGCACCCAACAAGGTTCCCCATATCCTCTCAGTAGGTTCTATTGGCATCTTTCTGATGAAATTATAGGCTTCCTCTACTTGCCCGGAACGTCCAAGTAAGTCTACCATACAAGAAAAATGTTCTACCCTCGGAACAATCTTATGCTGGTCCGTCATCAAGTTAAAGAAATACCACCCTTGGTCCAGTAACCCCGCATGGCTACAAGCCGAAAGAACTGAGACAAATGCAATAGAATCTGGAGTCAGACCCAAGTTCTGCATTTTAGAGAAAAGGGCCACAGCATTGTAACCTTGGCCACTCATCCCATAAGCTGAGATCATAGAAGTCCATGACACAATATCCCGAAAATTCATCTGATCAAACACTGCCTTTGCTTCTTTTAAGCATCCACACTTTGCATACATGTCAATCAATGCATTCTCCAGTGCCAAATTTGGAAGGAGTTTCTTCCTATCGATATATTCATGAATTCGTCTTCCAAGAAAAATAGCCGAAAGATCACCACAAGCAGGAAGGATACTAGCAATGGTAAAAGAATCTGGTTTGATCCCGTATGCCTCCATACGTGAATACAAATCGGCAGCTTCACTTGACAATGAATTGTTCACAAAAACCGAAATCATCACATTCCAAGAAACCACACTTTTTTTAGCCAACTTCCAAAACATTTCTTTAACATACAAAATATTATCAGAGGAAGTGTTGGTCACTGCTGGTAATAGGCTGGACATAGTCCCAGCATCGGGTTGTATCCGCAATAACTCCATTTCCCTACAAACATCCAATGCtttatcaaaacattcattttgggCGTATCCAGAAACCATTgaattccaagaaacaacatctcTGATAGGCATTTGATTGAAAGCTCGCCGTGCTTGGACCAAACATTTACACTTCGAATACATAGCAACCAGCGCATTCCCTATAAAAAGATTCAAGTCCAGACCAACTTTAACCACAGAACTATGGATTTGCAAACCGACCCGCAAATTATCAGACCCCGAACATGCCTTTAAGGCACAAGGGTAAGTATAGTGATCAAGGCTGAAACCATGAGTAGATAATTCTCTGAATATAAGAAGAGCATCGTGATAGCAACGGTTGTTTACATAGCTTCTCATCATGACGTTAAAGAAAACGATGTTCTTTTCAGTAATTTCATCGAATATGTGGCGTGTGACTTTTGGTTCCCCGCAAGCTGCATAACCTCTCATTAATTTGATGGCTATAGATGGGTTGAAGCGAAGATGTTGGTCATTGAATATCTTGGAATGGAGCTTTCTTAACGTTCTGATATCTGGGTATTGGTCCAATATTTTACCGCAAAAATCTTCATTGAGAATAGGTTGAGGTTTCGGGGTTGATGATGATGAAGCAAAGTCTTTTAGTTGCTTGGCAGTTGAGAAATGGCGGCAATGAGGAGTAATGGCTCTCATTAGCAAGTGTGGATTTTTGAAATGCTAGCTTTTTGGTCCCAGCGGTTCCTAATTAGGCAGACTTATACGAGAATTGATGTCAGAGGAGGTAAGGTTTGAGAATGTTGGTCAGATCCCCAAAACAAAATACTActaataataagaagaagaagaaaaaactctTATTCCTTAGTAGCGGGAAAAAAGAATGGGCATCTTACTTAACGTTTAAAGTTGTAAGTTTACATGAAATTAACCATTTGAACAATGACAACCTAGTTATAACTACTTCACAAACAATCAGAGACTGATTAAGATCATACCAGTCTGGTTAAATATTTTGCAATGTTAAACGGTGTATTCATGGCACCAAGCAACTTCCTTCTACTTTGTTAAAAGGCATTATGTCAGCTGCTGGTGAGAAACCGTTATTCTTATTACATATCATCTTGGAACAAAGCCTTTGAGACAGGACCATGAGGGTGCGCTCTGCAGTCTCCACAGTCATCTTTGTCATCGGTGGTTGTTCTGCAGGTGCTTGACCGCTTCTTTTCTGTCATTGGGGTCTCACATACCATGTCATAGCTTGCCTTGCTGCGACTCTTCCTTTTTGATAGTTTCCGAAGATTATCTGACTTGGATTTCATTGCCTTCGGCTGCTTTGGAGCCCAAACTCTCTGTAAATCTGGCATCCAACTTGTAAAAGACGAGAAACGCCGAGCCCTCTCCCTCATCTCCTGAGCCTGAATCAGTTTCAGTTCATGCTCCTCGGTCCTCATTACTTGGAGAATTCTTTTGCTATCATATTTCTGCAGTTGGGGGGACTCCTCTTCTATTGAAACTGGTTCATGATTTCTGGAGTGTACATCTTCCTCAGGTTTTTCTTTCCAGGAACGGTTACTGTCCTCGCTGTTCAGTAGATGATTTGGCAATTCATCCTCATCATCAAACAGTAACAAGTCCATCTTCCTATAGATTCTATCAACAACATCTCCAAGAGAGAGATAATACCTGAAATTAAATGTTCCAAAATTTACTTTCCAAAAAACAAATAAGTTCCAAAATTTATTTATCGATGGTTATATGCTTAAAACTTCTCTagaaagagataatttatttagccTCGGTTTTTTTACTGATACTCATTATCAAATATGTATAGGACATGAGTGAGAGACACAAGTACTAcagtgaaaaatgaaaaatcgGAGTAATATAATATGTACCTGCTCTTTATGATTTTTTCCACATACTTGTCAAGCCTCCAATCACCAAAAAAGCCACCATCAAGATGGCACTGAATAGACTCCAGTAGCAAGCAAATTTGTTTTACAAATTTCTGCTTCATAGGCTCCTCAATAATTGCACCAACTTCAGACTGAAGAATCTCCATGCGAAACAAAATTTGCAATTCGTATCTTCATCATGTTAAGGAAATTTGCTGAGCTTAGAGCCAATTGTTCACTATACAAAAGCAAAAGAAGAACCATTGCAAGCATAGAATCAAGAAAAGAGAACTTATTGTTATAAGTGAAATAAAGATATAGTGCATCTCATGAATATGCAGGGTGACAAAACGGATACTCTCTAACTACATTAGCTGAAGCAGATTCAGTAGACCTTGAATCTGATGCCTGAGCGGATTGATCCCTCCTTTTATGCACAGCAGCTAAGTCCTTTGGCTCTCTCAATAAAAGTTCGATTAGTTCAACAGCAGCTTTGCTAGCACAAGCATCACTAGTTTGCACCAGAGAGGTTTGACTTTCTGAAATGCCTTCAATTTCATGCTTTTGACATAACCAATAAATAGATGAGCGCACGAGCCGTTCTGCAAAAGCTCCTAATTCTACTTCTCCAGATTCTAGCCCTTGCTTAATTTTATTAGGAAGACTATCCaagaaattttctaaagttcctGAACAAAAATCATTACCAGCATCATCTAAAACTCTCAAGCAATCTTCTCCAGCTGATGCAGAATAAGATGCCAGTTGTTCAATATCTTGAGGCAACTCGATTGGTCTATGATTGATTTCTTCTTTAGCATCCTGATCTGGCTTGGCACTCTCTTGTATCTTAAAGCTCACATGACCACGTTTTTGAACCTGCTTCATCCAGCATTTCAGAAATTTTAACTTCTTCAATTTACAGGCCCTAGAAAAGTAACATGCTTCTAAATCTATCTCTAAATGTTCGACTGCTGCTTGGCAGAAGGCACTCCAGGTGAGGTCATGAGGCAAGGGTGACTTTATTTTGTTCTTCCTTTTTCCAGCAAACTTGTGGGAAGGTGAGGACTGAGATTGAGAATCTGAAAATACAAGAGCATGTTTTGAATCAACATGGAGCCTCAAATTTTCATCATCTCTTTTTGCAGCAGCTGAATCAACCTTACTAGAATCTAAAAACTTGTTAGGGCAGAACCCATCACCGGTTATACAAATCATGGCTGAAAAAACAGTGAATGGCTTCAGGATTCCTGTATGCAAATCGGAATCGCCATCCGAAAGAGATACCAATGCCCAGTAACCTTCCCTATGAAGAAAACTCAAGAAGATTAGCCAAATCCCGACAGGTTTTCTCGCCAATGGTTCACCCATATCCCTTGCAAGTATTTGAAGAACTCTATCAGCATAAAACTCACCTGAATCATCTTTCTTATCTTCCCCAGATTTTCCCAAGGATTTACAAACAATGATCGGATTCAAGAAGCTTCCCTCAAATTTCTCACACTCATCATACCTCCTCAGCGCCCTAACACGTACTTTGGTTACTCCACCCAAATACTGATCCAAAAAGGAGCTATTCTTCTGGTTATCAGCTCTCGTTTGTTGATTGCTGGTACACATTTTGAAATTGACAAACTCAAGCTCACAGCACTTACATTCTAATGGTTTCCCAGTGGCATCTAATATCTCAAGACTTAAATGGGCGTTTCTCTTTCTACCAGAATCATCATTAAACTCAAAGGTAGGAGAAGTGTTCGACGAGACTGCAATGTTGGGATAAATCAAACCAAAAGGAACAATGGCAGAACCTAAAACAATAGAATCCGAAGAACAAAATCCCCAACCTAAACTCCTAATCCCATTCCCCAAACACTTAAACCCCAAATTCTCTAAATCACCATTTTCCCAAGGCTGAAACTTTAAATCAACCCAGCAACAATGAATATCCCTACTAACAAGCGCATCATTGACACTCCCGAAAACCCCAGAAAACTGCTTAACAAAAGAACCCAAATCATTCAAACATTCATGATCCACTTCCACGTCAAAGAATTCACGTACCCAATTCAGGTCCCTATGAACCGGAGAtaacaaaattaccaaattagaCCTAATCAAAACGGTGTTACCAGAGTTGGACGTCGTACCGACGACTGGATCGGGGATTAGTGGGTCCCAGGCGTATTCATGCACGAGCTGGCGCAATGAGGCCGCGAGATTTAAAGCCCGAGAAGGGTACAAAGGGAAGGAGGCTTTGTTAATTATGGTGGGGAGAGAAGTGACGAAATGAGTGAGGGAGTGGAGGGTGGAATCTGAGTGATTGAAAGAGAGAGAAGAGGAAGGAAATGGGAGTTTGGAGGAGGAAAGGAGAGGGGAAAGAGAGGAAAAGAAGGGTTTGAAAGAGAAGAGAGAAGAGGATAAAGGAGGGAAGGAGAGGAGTGTTTTGGAGGAAGAAATGAGGGTTTTGAGATAGGGATTTGGGTCTTGGAGATGGAGAAGTGGATTTAAGTCTATTAGGAGAACAATGCGTTGGGTTTTGCTGTAGTTTGGGAATGGGTCTATGGCTTCAGCCGCCATTGATGAAGAATGAAGAAACTGCAAAGCTTTTATTTAGTTGAAAATAAATAGACACAAATCAAGCCACAGTTTGATTGCACAGACAATGGAGAAAGGTAGAGAAAAGggtaagaaaatatataaaaataaaagaattgaagtTAGAAGAAGAAGAGATCAAAGGAACAAATACACTTGGAACGACTTCGTTTTAGGCTTTACCTTTCGTATTTGTTGGCGCGAAGTGGGAAGTGGCGGCAAAACACAAAAAAGTATAAGTGAAAGTACAATTTAGTTACTCAActtaaaaaagatataaaatgattaataagctatttaaaacttttcatttaagttattaaaacatgttagagtttttatttaaattaatggactgttaaatttaattttttaagaaagttCATCTAACAAGCTCCAAGCAACAACTCGATGATCGGAATGGATTAGTAATAATCAACGAGTAGAAGAATATACCTTAAATTCAAATTAATCTAGCAGTTAGTGTTggagatcaaagaagaaaattgTTTAGATTTTGATTCGTAAATTAGTGATGTTCAAAACTATTTCGTGAAAAAGAATTAAACTgtagaaaagaaaatgaatgagAGCTTTTAATTGGTGCAAATAGTGCAAACAAAGAATCCAtatacaacaacgattttaataacctaatgacttaaataaaaattttcaaatagtttaatgatcATTTATTAACCTTTTGAAGTAGAGCAATTAaaacgtaaatttattaataatttaataacattgggtatagtttaattaaaaaaaaagataaaaagttaaaagttaaaatatcttATAAATTCCTGTACttttgtatatttagaatttaatctccgtacttatatttcaaaaatttagtTCATCTACtcttcatatttcaaaatttagaccCAATTATTAACATTGTAAAAATTCTTTAGTTAAATTTACTggtgagaaattttaaaataaaaaaaatactcttaTTAGCCTAGCCATATAACAAAAAATAGCATAGTAATAAACATGAATTTAACATGagaattttaatgatattaacaattaaacttgtatttttaaattcaaaaaaataaagaaatcaaactcCTTGAAATAAAAGTAggaagactaaatttcaaatatgcaaaataattattatatcacATTTATCTTTCCCAAtgaatataaacaatttattatttcaaataaattaatttatattaaaaaaattaaggacttatataaatacaaattaaaggttttaatatttaaaagaaaaatgatgagcattttttgttaatttaatgaaaaaaaagaataaaatggtTAATCTAATAATCTATTAAATATGCTAGGTAtttgtatttttctatttttgaaattAGTTATTCTTACACAACTAAAAACTATTGACgagtatatacaaatatattaaaataatttttgaaattgatgATGGCCATTTGAGAGACCGGAAAATGAAGGCCACTGTCATAACCAATGTAACAACATGACAGAGTTGCTCGGACTCCAATCCTACAGAACAATGGTATTGAGAAGCACTAAGTCCATACACACAACATGGTAATACTTTCTTTCGCTACAAGCATCCTAGAATGACCATATGTATAATCTGTTTCAAagcagaaagaaaaagaaaaaagcaaaatATTGGTATCACATTATAATTCCCAGTTTTTCTTCATATAAAAACTATACTGTATCTAGTTTATATCATCCTCATGATGAGCTGTTCAGGAAATGTGCCAATGCTTTGTCAGTATCATTGTCATACACGAGCAAAGCATCAGCGACGTTGTTTGCTGAGAATCCCATTTCTCGCAGTAGGTTGTAACCATTGACAAATTCCCGAACCTAAAGAACCAAAGACGAAAAATAAATAACCAGCAAAATACATTGTTTAATCAACTTACTGTCATGTTCTTAACTAAATAATTGGAAGGAATTCTAGcatgcaattaaaccaaaattacTGTAATGTTCTGCGTCTGCTAATCAAGAAAAGGCAGGTAGAGAAAAGAGCCTCAATCGTAAGCATACAACATTCGGTGCATCATAACATGCTATACTTGTAGACATTAAGGTTGTGGTGGCAATCAAAATCCAAACTACATTTTCATATTATTACATCACAAGAAAGgagtgcttaactaaataactGGAAGGAATTCTAGcatgcaattaaaccaaaattacTGTAATGTTTGGCGTCTGCTAATCAAGATAATGCAGGAAGAGAAGATTCTTGATCTCAAGCACACGGATTATAACATGCTATACTAGAAGACATTAAGGGGTTTTCATATTATTACATCAAAAAAAAGGAGTGCTTCACTAAATAACTGGAAGGAATTCTAGCATGCAAACGCAACTAACCAGAATTACTCTCTTGTTCTGCGCCTGCTAATCAAGGAAAAGCGGGTAGACAGGAGGCCTTGGTCTCAAGCATAAAACATAAGTAAAACCATAGCATGCTATATTAGAAGAATGAAATCAAATCCTACTTACATTTACGGAAAATTACATCATAAGAAAGAAATGCTTCAACAAAGCTCTATGTTAGGACAATAATTAATCCATACACAATGTTTACAAGTACAGTCATCAAGTTCAGGTGTTATAACTCTTCGGATGAATAGTTAACATACCTTGGTTGGACTGTCTCCATAATTTGCAACAGCGATGATGACAGCTTCTTGGCTGAGACCGGAGGCAATGTATTTGTTTAACACAGAATCCGAATTTGCACCCTGCACATTCAAATGATTTAAATTCTTTCAAAGATAATGGACTGGTTTAGTCAAAACAAAATTCCAGTAGCTCAAAGTAAATAAAGCAAAGAACAAACAAGTTAGAATGTCATTGGAAGATTCAAAGGAAGTCTAAAACTGTATCTGAAATAAGAAGAAACGTACGGAGGAAGGAGTTGATTGGGTAGGTTCCGAAGGATGATTTTCCAAGTCAAGTTGGCTCAAATTCATGAATTCCGCATCTGGTTGAGCCAAGATTTTCCTCTCAAACTCGAAATCAAACTGGAAATTGCTTCGACGAATATCCCCAACTTGCGGCGAAAACTGAGGCTGCAAAAGAGAACAGTAATAATTAACCGGATAGCTCTGACAGCTTAACTTATTCCTCTAATTAAAACCGGAAAAAGGAAGTACCAGAGGAGTAATTCGATAATCTGGTTTCAAAACAACTCTAATGCCCAATCCGGCTGccataaataaaaatcaaaataaacaaatataaaaatgaataataaaagtttttttttttgtgtgtgtgaggCAAGAGAATTTACCGGAAGAGGAAGGGGAAGAGGAGGTCCGGGGTGCGGGAGGGACTACGGGGTGACCAGGTTGACCAACGTTCGGGTATATCGAAGGTCTGTACATCGGACGGCTAGAAGACGACGACGTTGAAGTCAGTTGTTGCCGATACATCGGGAAATTGCGACTTCGTACGGTGAACCCGTTCTGTTCCTGAAAGGGAAGTAGTGTTTTAAGTCTTGAGAAGAAAGATGAAGGAATTAGGCAAAATCCAACTATTGTATTGCGGAACAATACGGATTGATTGATagattgttaaattttaaaaataaatatactccTCTTTGGGGATGTATTACGTAAGCTAGTATCTAATACAAGAAGTTTTATACATGTGaaagtcatttatttaaaatatcatgtgtacattttaaacaaataataataactcatatacaatattataaaattaaaataaaatattaatttaaatcgtGATTAACATTAAACGACAAAATCCAAAAATATTAATCTCCATGgatcttaataaaaaaattataaataaaaaaacctaaaagtTATTTAAATATATGTTTGTGGAGACTTGTTTGGAGTGTTTAAATCCAACCTTCACCCTCTCTTTTACTTGTAATGATCCCCTTCCCCTAATTCTTGTAATGATCAAAAATATATACAAGATGCCCGAATTTAAGTCATTGTAGAGCCAAATTCAAGTTTTATGCCTAACAATGACACCCACAATGACACTTGCTTACAAGAATATAAAAGTGCTAATAATACTAGTATGAATTTAGAGACCAAGTTGTGACATTCGAAATTATAAAAACCAAAAAGCATGGACTCAAAATCCAAAAAATTCTCTCTATTAAATTTACTCTAAAAATGAAATATTACTATGATCTAATCACCTTATTAGCAGCGAGCCTGCCCAAGGCAGGGCCCTTCTAAGCAATCAAAACCTGCTGAATTTGAGACATTTGAATCAGATTTCATCCATACATTAACACTGTTAAATTATACAGCGCCATTGATACAAGGCCGCTACAGATTTCAACAATTTAAACTGAACTAACTATGAACATGAATGCTAATATCATTCTATCACAACATAAGGCCTTACAGTGACTTGCCTAGACAAGTCACAAGCCAAAAATATGGTCATTTCCGAACATGGCAGCGCTGAACTGTCGTGTGTTCAAGTCGCCCCCATCCAGAGCAGAACCAAACCGATCAAGCCACTGTGTCGGGCTTGGATTTTCACTTTCCTCTACCCATTCAGAGGTCATATCAATGTCATCAAACTGAATGGGGTCGGATTCCGTTGGCATTGTTTTCATCTCTCTTGCTAACTTGAGGTTGTAGTTAATATACACAACATCAGTCAATGTTTCCTTGTCAATCTTATTCCGTTTTTCCGTATGAATCTGTTGGAATGTGCTCCAATGCCTCTCGAACATAAAAGTGCTGCAAACTTGACTAAGAATTCTAATCGCAACCCGTTGCAACACTGGTGCTGAGTCCCCGAATTGCTCCCACCAGAGTCCTACAACAGATAAACGCAGACATAGTAACCAATCTAAGCTACTATTTCATTCAATAGATGTATTTCAATAAGTGAACTGCTTCAACTTCCTTGGAAAGGAGGAAATTTTGAAGTGCAATGAAATAGCAAAATACTAGGGGATGCTCACACACACGTTACACCCAAAAAGTGAGTATAAAACTGCATACATACCAGGAGAAACCGTATCTCGTGCCTCCATTGCTAGATTACATGCAAACATCCCCTTTGCCCTTGTAAAAGTAAAAATTTGATTGGTGATGTCACGTCTTAACTCAGGTGTGGGAAGAAGTTTCTCCAGAACTTTAAAGAAGTCTTCTTTTATAGATCCTAGAAATTTTACTTCCGGATTATACTGAATGCTAGGATTTAAAAAGGCCCCAGCTGAATGTAAAGGGGAATGAAGTTGGTCCCTCCATTGTCTGTCAACTATGTCCAAAAATGTCTTGCACTTACTCTCATCCATGATATAGTATGTCCTTATCGATTCCTTGGCTCTGGTCATTAGTTCATATATAGAACCGACAACAGGTTTCCCTCCAGATACTTCCCTCAACACCTTCAAAAAGGGCTCGGATATTGCCACGCATTCTTCTACTGCTCTCCAAAAGTCATTATCCTCAACAATGGCAATACAAGAAATGCTCTGCGGTTTATTTGCATAAGAGGAGTTAGTTGAATATTCAGGACTATTGAACATATGCTTCAATCTCGACCTCTGTTTCAACATTGATTGCAACGATAGAAAGCAGGATACAGACTTTGTTATTCCGGTTCTTATGAGCTCCTGTCCCCCGGTGAACTTCTTCATTAAGTCAAGCATTGATGCATTGTTGTAGAGAAACTTGGATACTGTTTGTGCTTGTAAGATACATCGGTTCACCCAATCTACCCTAGAAAATTCTTCCAAGATTAGATTCAAACATTGAGATGCACAAGGAGATAAAAAAATGGTTCCATAATTCTGCAAGATATGGCTCGAAATACCAGTGTAGTTGAAACTACTATCCATGATAATTTGCACAACATTTTCCTGGCCAAAATCTTGAATAACGGAATCAAATAAATCAGCAAGGCACTTTGTGTTCTTAAAATATGAGGATGCATCTACAGACTTGTGGAAAAAGGTCCTCGAAGGGGATGAAACTAAGAAGTTGATTAAAGCTTTAGATTTATTGTCAGTCCATGTGTCTGCAATGATGGTACATCCAGTCGTGGCCCATTCTTTCTCCGCATCTTTCAAATGCAAAGTCACTTCAGACTTGATCCTTTTCAACCATGTTGTCTTCAAGGTTTCCACAGATGGAGCTATCAATCCAGGACCAAACTTTCCAACCGCATCAATCATTGCTTGATATGACAAAGAACGAGCCACGCTAAAATCCAACTTATTCTCAAAAAGAACAAAGCAATGCTTCTCTCCACAGTTTCCTGGTCACTCAATGTCGAAGCAGCAATGGATAAGACGGTAGGGAAAACTTTTGCAGCAGGAGAGAGTGTCTCTAAAGGACTAATTTTACTACTAGTAGACATATTCCCAGGAGCCCTCACTTCAGCTATCTTCTGCTTCTTAACACTAGGTGTTTCTTTAATATCCTCTTTGGACGATATTATAGCTCGAACCCTATCAGTAACATCATCTCTAACTTTATTACAAGGGTTTACACCTTTACTTGGAAGACGAGATAGATGATGCTTTAACCTACTGATTCCACCATTCAAAACCCTAAGACAAAATTTGCACCTAACTTTATTTCCATCTAATTTCTCAGCATATTCCCAACACACATCTCTTTCCCGAACCACTGCCAGAAAAATTGAACAGTACATAATCATCGTAAATTACTGACTTTTATAACTATAATTTATAAATGAAGCAAATTATTTCATTCCAACAAGTTCATACAAATGTAGAAGTccaaaaagaaaaacgaaaagtTGAACTTACTGATAATGGTGGGAAACGACTTTTAAGTTCTTCAATTTGACCTACAAAAGAAAGCAAATTCAAAAGAAAATTCATGTTAAGTACTAGCTCATCAAACATTAGATgatcaaaattttctttcaaataacGCAAATTTGAATTTCTGATGACATGTTGATTTCCTTTGAAGAATTATTGTTGTATCATCAGCTCTGAACAGTGAATTCCCCCCCCCACCCAAAAAAAAACGAGCTTCCAAAAATCCTTTTTTGTTCCACCAAAACAGAGAAGACCTCAGCTGGAAAACTCTAAATTCTGAAATTCGAAATTTCCTCCTCTCATTTACCTCCATTTTCTCAGCAACCAAATGCAGCACTTAGATTTCAAAACCAAAATCCACTAAAAGCGTTTTCGAAATatcgaaggaaaaagaaaaaagggcgAGAAAATGTTGTAGTTATTTTAAAGATGCAAAgagaaaaagtaaaattaaactaaatcgGAACTCGGAAGTGAGCATAGAAAAGGAAAGAGAAATTATCGAGAGATTTAAGGATCTTACACAGAGAGAGATTGGTCTTTTCGACGGAGAGATAAACGGAGATGGCAGATCTGGAAGGTTTATTATTTATATCGCGATATTTtggagtttagggtttttgtCACTTCAATCTTTGTCTCGATGTTTCTTTTGGACTTTTGGTGGTTTTATCTTTAATCTTATCtctctaatattttaatttcttctcGTTTTCCCTTTCttaaaactttttttcttttcggGCGAGATATCGccgattctttttttattttgaacgAATCAAATTGCCGGCACGGCGTcgtttcttctcttattttctaAGGGAGGGCTTAATATTCTCTCAATTTAACagttgaatttattaaaattatcacaTATATTTAATGATAGAATCATATAACAAGTTACATAAGCTCATATTGTGACAAGTGTCgcaatgtttttattttctatttgattttttttatttttatctattgaataaatttaaataatttaaacacgAGTTTATCTTAATGCATTacaaaattcatttttaaatgGAAATTGTCATTTGAAATATATaggttttgtttaaaaaataaattttatttaaatacattatacaaatcatatataatgctgattatatagtttttaaataatattttgatatatgatttgttatctacatatttatttaaatatattacaaTAAATAGTGTAGAACTAAAACTATATAATAGCATATTCATCGTAAAATAAGATGAGCATTATAAatgattatttaaaatatttatttaaataaaattatatgagCATACAttgtaatataatatatgtatacgGGT from the Gossypium hirsutum isolate 1008001.06 chromosome D09, Gossypium_hirsutum_v2.1, whole genome shotgun sequence genome contains:
- the LOC107890756 gene encoding putative pentatricopeptide repeat-containing protein At3g49142; the protein is MRAITPHCRHFSTAKQLKDFASSSSTPKPQPILNEDFCGKILDQYPDIRTLRKLHSKIFNDQHLRFNPSIAIKLMRGYAACGEPKVTRHIFDEITEKNIVFFNVMMRSYVNNRCYHDALLIFRELSTHGFSLDHYTYPCALKACSGSDNLRVGLQIHSSVVKVGLDLNLFIGNALVAMYSKCKCLVQARRAFNQMPIRDVVSWNSMVSGYAQNECFDKALDVCREMELLRIQPDAGTMSSLLPAVTNTSSDNILYVKEMFWKLAKKSVVSWNVMISVFVNNSLSSEAADLYSRMEAYGIKPDSFTIASILPACGDLSAIFLGRRIHEYIDRKKLLPNLALENALIDMYAKCGCLKEAKAVFDQMNFRDIVSWTSMISAYGMSGQGYNAVALFSKMQNLGLTPDSIAFVSVLSACSHAGLLDQGWYFFNLMTDQHKIVPRVEHFSCMVDLLGRSGQVEEAYNFIRKMPIEPTERIWGTLLGACWMHSNMNIGLLAADHLFRLAPEPSGYYVLLSNIYAKAGRWEDVTTVRSIMKSKGIKKMAGASNTEINNQVYTFLAGDQSHPQSKDIYEKLDFLVGKMKEAGYVPETRSALHDVEEEDKEGHLAVHSEKLAIVFAILNTKSGTPIRITKNLRICRDCHIAAKLISQITEREIIVRDTYRFHHFQKGVCSCGDYW
- the LOC107890755 gene encoding uncharacterized protein, yielding MAAEAIDPFPNYSKTQRIVLLIDLNPLLHLQDPNPYLKTLISSSKTLLSFPPLSSSLFSFKPFFSSLSPLLSSSKLPFPSSSLSFNHSDSTLHSLTHFVTSLPTIINKASFPLYPSRALNLAASLRQLVHEYAWDPLIPDPVVGTTSNSGNTVLIRSNLVILLSPVHRDLNWVREFFDVEVDHECLNDLGSFVKQFSGVFGSVNDALVSRDIHCCWVDLKFQPWENGDLENLGFKCLGNGIRSLGWGFCSSDSIVLGSAIVPFGLIYPNIAVSSNTSPTFEFNDDSGRKRNAHLSLEILDATGKPLECKCCELEFVNFKMCTSNQQTRADNQKNSSFLDQYLGGVTKVRVRALRRYDECEKFEGSFLNPIIVCKSLGKSGEDKKDDSGEFYADRVLQILARDMGEPLARKPVGIWLIFLSFLHREGYWALVSLSDGDSDLHTGILKPFTVFSAMICITGDGFCPNKFLDSSKVDSAAAKRDDENLRLHVDSKHALVFSDSQSQSSPSHKFAGKRKNKIKSPLPHDLTWSAFCQAAVEHLEIDLEACYFSRACKLKKLKFLKCWMKQVQKRGHVSFKIQESAKPDQDAKEEINHRPIELPQDIEQLASYSASAGEDCLRVLDDAGNDFCSGTLENFLDSLPNKIKQGLESGEVELGAFAERLVRSSIYWLCQKHEIEGISESQTSLVQTSDACASKAAVELIELLLREPKDLAAVHKRRDQSAQASDSRSTESASANVVREYELQILFRMEILQSEVGAIIEEPMKQKFVKQICLLLESIQCHLDGGFFGDWRLDKYVEKIIKSRYYLSLGDVVDRIYRKMDLLLFDDEDELPNHLLNSEDSNRSWKEKPEEDVHSRNHEPVSIEEESPQLQKYDSKRILQVMRTEEHELKLIQAQEMRERARRFSSFTSWMPDLQRVWAPKQPKAMKSKSDNLRKLSKRKSRSKASYDMVCETPMTEKKRSSTCRTTTDDKDDCGDCRAHPHGPVSKALFQDDM
- the LOC107890758 gene encoding uncharacterized protein isoform X2, with the translated sequence MYRQQLTSTSSSSSRPMYRPSIYPNVGQPGHPVVPPAPRTSSSPSSSAGLGIRVVLKPDYRITPLPQFSPQVGDIRRSNFQFDFEFERKILAQPDAEFMNLSQLDLENHPSEPTQSTPSSGANSDSVLNKYIASGLSQEAVIIAVANYGDSPTKVREFVNGYNLLREMGFSANNVADALLVYDNDTDKALAHFLNSSS
- the LOC107890758 gene encoding uncharacterized protein isoform X1, encoding MYRQQLTSTSSSSSRPMYRPSIYPNVGQPGHPVVPPAPRTSSSPSSSAGLGIRVVLKPDYRITPLPQFSPQVGDIRRSNFQFDFEFERKILAQPDAEFMNLSQLDLENHPSEPTQSTPSSGANSDSVLNKYIASGLSQEAVIIAVANYGDSPTKAQNKRVILVREFVNGYNLLREMGFSANNVADALLVYDNDTDKALAHFLNSSS